In a genomic window of Lacrimispora sp. BS-2:
- the thiM gene encoding hydroxyethylthiazole kinase — protein sequence MNRKFHDSLAGLVREKKPIVHCITNYVTAGDVANIILACGGSPIMADQPEEASEISALSDCLLLNIGTPKETTEAAMIKAGLEANRRNHPVIFDPVGIGASRYRTEMALSLLKEVKATVIRGNASELRILLKELTGKNGKSGNSSDSSARGVDASFSDEIREDTMEALKETARALSAATGAVAVMTGAIDIVTSGKETCLIRNGCPQMTRIAGSGCMLDGIIAAYVASAGPASSQHAVFQAAALATAAAGLCGERAAKKTETLQAGTSSFRCCFIDEISLLDDSTLKGGINIEVS from the coding sequence ATGAATAGGAAGTTTCATGATTCCCTGGCCGGGCTGGTCCGGGAAAAGAAGCCCATCGTCCACTGCATCACCAACTATGTGACGGCAGGAGACGTGGCAAATATCATTCTGGCCTGCGGCGGTTCTCCCATTATGGCGGACCAGCCGGAAGAAGCTTCAGAAATATCCGCCCTGTCCGACTGCCTTCTTTTAAACATAGGAACCCCCAAAGAGACTACAGAAGCTGCAATGATAAAGGCCGGGCTGGAAGCAAACCGGCGAAACCACCCGGTCATCTTTGACCCGGTAGGAATCGGCGCATCCCGTTACAGGACCGAAATGGCTCTTTCCCTTCTAAAAGAAGTAAAAGCAACTGTTATCAGGGGAAATGCGTCAGAGCTTAGGATCCTGTTAAAGGAACTGACCGGAAAAAATGGAAAAAGCGGAAACAGCTCTGATTCCTCAGCCCGGGGAGTTGATGCTTCTTTTTCTGATGAAATAAGGGAAGATACCATGGAGGCTCTTAAGGAAACAGCCAGGGCACTGAGTGCTGCAACCGGGGCTGTGGCCGTCATGACCGGGGCCATTGATATCGTAACTTCCGGGAAGGAAACCTGTCTTATCAGGAACGGCTGTCCCCAAATGACCCGTATTGCGGGAAGCGGCTGTATGCTGGACGGTATCATTGCCGCCTATGTGGCATCCGCCGGGCCTGCCTCCTCCCAACACGCCGTTTTCCAGGCAGCCGCTCTTGCCACGGCTGCCGCCGGCCTTTGCGGGGAGCGGGCTGCTAAAAAAACGGAGACACTCCAGGCTGGTACAAGCAGCTTCCGCTGCTGCTTTATTGATGAGATAAGCCTTCTGGATGACAGCACCTTAAAAGGAGGGATAAACATTGAAGTTTCATAA
- a CDS encoding PTS sugar transporter subunit IIC translates to MKDFLHNKVVPKIMVFINTKAIRGLKDGLLYSMPMMIIGSIFLLLANFPYTPFSDWLKAAGITPVLNQAFESTFNIMALIASVGIAYTYVKNEGYNGMPAGVISLCTYLLLQPSQVTSQEGASVGVIFKTWTGGQGMIGAIIIGLIVGWIYTVFLKKNITIKMPEGVPEGVTTSFTALVPGAVIIITASIIFAIVKNMFGTTPMEWIYKSIQIPLQGLTDSFGGVIAMGFLIPFFWFFGIHGSTLVGGIMGPILTANTAANQAIIDSGRELTLANGGHIVTQQFLDQFITVTGAGITIGVVIYLTFFAKSTQCKQVGKLGIGPAFFNINEPVLFGTPIVLNPIMAIPFMLMPVLSGIIQYLAIYTGLCPMYKGILVPWTCPPIISGFLIGGWRTALLQVVILALSFFVYLPFIRVIDKMYEKQEHQTQG, encoded by the coding sequence ATGAAAGATTTTTTACATAATAAAGTAGTTCCTAAAATAATGGTATTTATTAATACAAAGGCTATTCGGGGATTAAAGGATGGGCTGCTGTACTCCATGCCCATGATGATCATCGGCTCTATTTTTCTGCTTTTGGCAAACTTTCCATATACGCCCTTTTCCGACTGGCTGAAGGCAGCAGGCATTACGCCGGTGTTGAATCAGGCATTTGAAAGCACCTTCAATATTATGGCTTTGATCGCTTCCGTTGGTATTGCTTATACCTATGTAAAAAATGAGGGATATAACGGGATGCCGGCAGGGGTGATTTCCCTGTGTACTTATCTGTTGCTTCAGCCTTCCCAGGTGACCAGCCAGGAGGGGGCTTCTGTGGGTGTTATTTTTAAGACCTGGACCGGCGGACAGGGAATGATCGGCGCGATCATCATCGGACTCATTGTAGGCTGGATTTATACGGTATTTTTAAAGAAAAATATCACCATTAAAATGCCGGAGGGAGTTCCGGAAGGAGTGACCACCTCTTTTACGGCTCTGGTTCCCGGCGCGGTGATCATTATCACGGCCTCTATTATCTTTGCAATTGTAAAAAACATGTTTGGCACAACCCCGATGGAGTGGATCTATAAGAGCATTCAGATTCCGCTGCAGGGATTGACGGATTCCTTTGGCGGAGTCATTGCCATGGGATTTTTGATTCCGTTTTTCTGGTTCTTCGGCATTCATGGCTCCACTCTTGTGGGGGGAATTATGGGCCCCATTCTTACTGCCAACACTGCCGCAAATCAGGCAATTATTGACAGCGGCCGGGAGCTGACTCTGGCAAATGGCGGACATATTGTTACCCAGCAGTTTCTGGATCAGTTTATAACGGTTACAGGGGCAGGGATCACCATTGGCGTGGTCATATACCTTACATTCTTTGCCAAATCTACCCAGTGCAAGCAGGTCGGCAAGCTGGGGATCGGTCCTGCGTTCTTTAACATCAATGAGCCGGTGCTTTTCGGCACACCGATCGTGTTGAACCCTATTATGGCAATTCCCTTCATGCTGATGCCCGTACTGTCGGGAATCATTCAGTATCTGGCGATTTATACGGGACTTTGCCCCATGTACAAAGGGATTCTGGTGCCATGGACGTGCCCGCCCATTATCTCAGGATTTTTAATCGGAGGCTGGAGAACGGCATTGCTGCAGGTGGTGATTTTGGCATTGTCATTCTTCGTATATCTGCCTTTTATCAGGGTGATTGACAAAATGTATGAAAAACAGGAACATCAAACCCAGGGTTGA
- a CDS encoding 6-phospho-beta-glucosidase, whose protein sequence is MLRKDFLWGGAVAAHQLEGAWKEGGKGISVADVMTAGANGKEREITDGIIEGKYYPNHEGIDFYHRYKEDILLFAEMGFQCFRTSIAWTRIFPTGEESEPNEEGLRFYDSLFDECRKHGIQPVVTLSHFEMPYELVVKYGGFKSRICVELFVKFAKACFERYKDKVAYWMTFNEINNQADYEGDFGPFTNSGLLFKEGDDREHLMYQAAHYELTASALAVKAGHEINPDFKIGCMMAMCPIYPYSCNPKDMMMAMSSMQKRCWFADVHVRGQYPEYIKAYWKRKGLALDITPEDLEALKAGCVDYIGFSYYMSFTVKHRDDNPDYDYREGRDRVENLYVKASQWGWPIDPEGLRYTMNWLYDRYGLPLFIVENGFGAYDRPADDGMIHDGYRIEYLKAHIESMKKCADQDGVDLMGYTPWGCIDLVSAGTGEMEKRYGFIYVDKDNQGNGTGERTRKESFYWFQKVIKTNGEEL, encoded by the coding sequence ATGCTGAGAAAGGATTTTCTGTGGGGAGGCGCAGTGGCAGCCCATCAGCTGGAAGGAGCCTGGAAGGAAGGAGGCAAAGGCATCAGCGTTGCCGATGTGATGACAGCCGGAGCCAATGGAAAGGAACGGGAGATCACAGATGGAATCATAGAGGGAAAATATTATCCCAACCATGAGGGCATTGATTTTTACCACCGCTATAAAGAAGATATCCTTCTTTTTGCGGAAATGGGTTTTCAGTGTTTCCGAACCTCCATTGCCTGGACCAGGATTTTTCCTACGGGAGAAGAGTCAGAACCCAATGAAGAAGGCCTCCGTTTTTATGACAGCCTGTTTGATGAGTGCAGAAAGCATGGGATCCAGCCGGTAGTGACCCTGTCCCATTTTGAAATGCCTTATGAACTGGTGGTTAAGTACGGCGGCTTTAAAAGCCGCATCTGTGTGGAACTGTTCGTGAAGTTTGCCAAAGCATGTTTTGAACGGTACAAGGATAAGGTGGCCTATTGGATGACCTTTAACGAGATCAATAACCAGGCAGATTATGAAGGAGACTTTGGGCCATTTACCAACTCAGGACTTCTTTTTAAGGAAGGGGATGACAGGGAACATCTTATGTACCAGGCGGCCCATTATGAGCTGACAGCATCAGCCCTGGCAGTAAAGGCAGGACATGAGATAAATCCTGATTTTAAGATCGGATGTATGATGGCCATGTGTCCCATTTATCCATACTCCTGTAATCCAAAAGATATGATGATGGCCATGTCTTCCATGCAGAAACGCTGCTGGTTTGCAGATGTCCATGTAAGAGGACAATATCCGGAATACATAAAGGCGTATTGGAAACGGAAGGGTCTGGCTCTGGATATTACACCGGAAGACTTAGAGGCGCTTAAGGCGGGCTGTGTGGATTATATCGGGTTCAGCTATTACATGTCCTTTACTGTAAAGCACAGGGATGATAATCCTGATTATGATTACCGGGAGGGTCGAGACAGGGTGGAAAATCTTTATGTAAAGGCGAGCCAGTGGGGATGGCCCATTGATCCGGAAGGGCTTCGCTACACCATGAACTGGCTGTACGACAGGTACGGGCTTCCCCTGTTTATCGTGGAAAATGGCTTCGGTGCCTATGACCGGCCGGCAGATGACGGCATGATCCATGACGGATACCGGATCGAATATTTAAAGGCCCATATCGAATCAATGAAAAAATGTGCGGACCAGGATGGCGTGGATCTTATGGGATATACTCCATGGGGATGCATTGACCTGGTATCCGCAGGGACAGGGGAGATGGAGAAGCGCTACGGATTCATCTATGTGGATAAGGACAATCAGGGAAACGGAACAGGAGAAAGGACGAGAAAAGAAAGCTTTTACTGGTTCCAGAAGGTAATCAAAACAAACGGAGAGGAATTATAG
- a CDS encoding PTS lactose/cellobiose transporter subunit IIA: protein MQEMELICFQLITAAGGAKSNYIKAVQKAKQGRYEEAESLIAEGDEMMKQGHLPHGDLIQREAAGEPVSMGLILTHAEDQMMSAEVFKVMAEEIIDLYRKLESK from the coding sequence ATGCAGGAAATGGAACTTATTTGCTTTCAGCTGATCACTGCGGCAGGCGGAGCAAAATCAAATTATATTAAAGCAGTGCAAAAAGCAAAACAAGGAAGATATGAAGAGGCGGAAAGTCTGATCGCAGAGGGAGATGAAATGATGAAGCAGGGGCACCTGCCTCATGGGGATTTGATACAGAGAGAAGCGGCAGGAGAGCCGGTGTCTATGGGGCTTATCCTGACTCATGCGGAGGATCAGATGATGAGCGCAGAGGTCTTTAAGGTCATGGCCGAAGAGATCATTGATCTTTATAGGAAACTGGAAAGCAAATGA
- the thiD gene encoding bifunctional hydroxymethylpyrimidine kinase/phosphomethylpyrimidine kinase, translated as MSLILPSFLTIAGTDPSGGAGIQADLKTAAALGVYGSSVVTALVAQNTTGVFLTEPVGQEMLAAQLEAVFTDIPPQAVKIGMAGTSVSIEIIAEKLRKYNQSPVIVDPVMVSTSGHSLLNPEDVNALTSRLFPLAALVTPNIPEAEALLSTKGRRICTGKDMEKAALELSQVFQTSFLLKGGHNDQGADDVLCCNGSVTWFSGKRINNPNTHGTGCTLSSAIACGLAAGMGLEDSICAAKSYLNGALKAGLKLGKGRGPLWHGWKTETIPLSETKRK; from the coding sequence ATGAGCCTGATTCTCCCTTCCTTCCTCACCATAGCAGGCACCGATCCCAGCGGCGGCGCCGGAATACAGGCGGATTTAAAGACCGCAGCGGCTCTGGGTGTCTATGGCTCCAGCGTTGTTACCGCCCTGGTCGCACAAAATACTACAGGTGTTTTTCTGACGGAACCGGTTGGCCAGGAGATGCTTGCCGCCCAGCTTGAGGCCGTGTTTACCGATATTCCGCCGCAAGCTGTAAAAATCGGCATGGCCGGGACCTCCGTTTCTATAGAAATCATTGCAGAAAAGCTGAGAAAGTATAACCAATCTCCCGTGATCGTGGACCCGGTCATGGTATCAACCAGCGGACATTCTCTTTTAAACCCAGAGGATGTTAATGCTTTAACAAGCAGACTGTTCCCGCTGGCAGCATTGGTTACCCCCAATATACCGGAAGCAGAAGCCCTTTTATCCACAAAAGGGCGGCGGATATGCACTGGAAAAGACATGGAAAAAGCCGCCTTGGAGCTCTCCCAGGTATTTCAGACTTCTTTCCTGTTAAAAGGAGGACACAATGACCAGGGGGCTGACGATGTTCTATGCTGTAACGGATCTGTCACCTGGTTTTCAGGTAAACGGATCAACAATCCAAATACCCATGGAACCGGATGTACCCTGTCCTCTGCCATTGCCTGCGGACTGGCTGCAGGCATGGGGCTGGAAGATAGCATCTGCGCGGCAAAGTCCTATTTAAACGGAGCCTTAAAGGCCGGATTAAAGCTGGGAAAGGGGCGGGGGCCTTTGTGGCACGGTTGGAAAACAGAAACCATTCCGCTGAGTGAAACGAAAAGGAAATAA
- the thiE gene encoding thiamine phosphate synthase: MKFHKDMLLLYAVTDQTFTGEKTLEAQIEEALSAGVTLLQLREKHMDKNAFLEEAIMVRQITRRYKIPLIINDDVETALKCDADGVHVGQEDLPPAEVRRLMGPDRILGVTAKNIDQAKRAWLDGADYIGAGAIFPSSTKKDAIPLSLEQLSGICRSVPIPVTAIGGITAENVSSLKGTGAAGAAVVSAIFGQKDITEAVHRLKEQLLKVVSQ, translated from the coding sequence TTGAAGTTTCATAAAGACATGCTGCTCCTGTATGCGGTAACAGACCAGACATTTACAGGAGAAAAAACCTTAGAAGCCCAGATCGAAGAAGCTCTTTCTGCCGGGGTGACCCTTCTCCAGCTCCGTGAAAAGCACATGGATAAAAACGCATTTCTGGAAGAAGCCATTATGGTCCGCCAGATTACCAGGCGTTACAAAATCCCGCTGATTATCAACGATGATGTGGAAACCGCCCTTAAGTGCGATGCGGACGGCGTACACGTAGGACAGGAGGATTTACCTCCGGCAGAGGTCCGCCGGCTCATGGGGCCGGACCGCATTCTGGGCGTAACTGCTAAAAACATAGACCAGGCGAAAAGGGCATGGCTAGACGGGGCTGATTATATAGGCGCAGGAGCCATATTCCCAAGTTCCACAAAAAAGGATGCCATTCCCTTATCCCTGGAACAACTGTCTGGAATCTGCCGCTCCGTTCCTATTCCTGTAACGGCAATCGGAGGAATTACCGCAGAAAATGTCTCCAGTCTGAAAGGAACCGGCGCAGCCGGGGCCGCGGTGGTTTCCGCCATATTCGGACAAAAGGATATTACCGAGGCCGTCCATCGCTTAAAAGAGCAGCTTTTAAAGGTGGTGAGCCAATGA
- a CDS encoding PTS sugar transporter subunit IIB, whose translation MIKVRLFCNQGMSTSLLVSKMRQAAAEEGLEADIMAFPVNDLDENLGGVDCALLGPQVGYLKDKVSKTCESHQVPMDVIPMIDYGMCNGKKVLEFARKIAGK comes from the coding sequence ATGATAAAGGTTCGTTTATTTTGCAATCAGGGAATGTCTACAAGCCTGTTGGTGAGTAAAATGAGGCAGGCAGCCGCAGAGGAAGGGCTGGAGGCAGATATTATGGCATTTCCGGTTAATGACCTGGATGAAAATCTGGGGGGAGTGGACTGTGCGCTGCTTGGACCCCAGGTGGGATACTTAAAGGACAAGGTTTCAAAGACATGTGAAAGTCATCAGGTTCCAATGGATGTGATCCCCATGATCGATTACGGCATGTGCAATGGAAAAAAGGTCCTGGAGTTTGCACGGAAAATAGCCGGTAAATGA